A region of Fibrobacter succinogenes subsp. succinogenes S85 DNA encodes the following proteins:
- the tsaA gene encoding tRNA (N6-threonylcarbamoyladenosine(37)-N6)-methyltransferase TrmO, whose amino-acid sequence MQELTFKIIARIKSDFREKFGIPRQSGLVQNLRSTIRFEPEFRNADALRGLEGFSHLWIMWIFSENIRSTWSPTVRPPRLGGNKRLGVFATRSSFRPNPVALSCVKIERIHLDGPEGPEIVVSGADLMDGTPIVDIKPYLPYTDAHPEAIGGFADAVKQNKVHVKNPEVLTKLSADKRTALIEVLEQDPRPAYQNDPERVYGFNFAEFEVKFKVAGDELEIVSIK is encoded by the coding sequence ATGCAAGAACTGACGTTTAAAATCATTGCGCGTATCAAGAGCGATTTTCGCGAGAAGTTTGGCATCCCGCGACAGAGCGGGCTTGTGCAGAACTTGCGTTCAACCATACGCTTCGAGCCGGAATTCCGCAATGCCGATGCACTCCGCGGTCTTGAGGGTTTTAGCCACTTGTGGATTATGTGGATTTTCTCGGAGAATATTCGCAGCACGTGGAGCCCGACCGTGCGCCCGCCGAGACTCGGCGGGAATAAGCGTCTCGGCGTTTTTGCCACGCGTTCAAGTTTCCGTCCGAATCCGGTAGCACTTTCTTGCGTGAAGATTGAAAGGATCCACCTTGACGGTCCTGAAGGCCCGGAAATTGTCGTTAGCGGTGCAGACCTTATGGACGGCACCCCTATTGTGGACATCAAGCCGTACCTCCCCTACACGGACGCGCACCCCGAAGCGATTGGCGGTTTTGCAGACGCAGTGAAGCAGAACAAAGTACACGTCAAAAATCCTGAAGTACTAACAAAGCTGAGTGCAGATAAACGCACAGCGCTTATTGAAGTCTTGGAACAGGACCCGCGCCCTGCTTACCAGAACGATCCCGAGCGCGTTTACGGATTCAATTTCGCCGAATTCGAAGTCAAGTTCAAAGTCGCAGGCGACGAGCTGGAAATCGTGAGCATAAAGTAA
- a CDS encoding VPS10 domain-containing protein yields the protein MFGKISLIGIATLAALATTANAEKYEWGNVRFDGGGFVSAVMFHPKAENLLYARTDVGGIYRFDFQNKTWIPLMDFISENDKGLYGTEAFALDPNDPKRIYVLAGTGYFSKGRTAVLRSEDFGATWDTSYVEMLAHGNGMGRQTGEKLAVDPNKGNIIFCGSRTKGLYKSTDYGKTWTSAYKVALSTATESSLNGVNGISFVMFDESQGKNADGSTKTIYIGISETKDNLQVSHDGGATWEAIKGVPTGLMPHRAKIVDGDMYVTFADGPGPYNIASGGFYKYNIAGGTWTDLTPSDSVEHEGSTTKSYEKDKSSYGGVAIDPKDKNHIVISTLGKYTGRHVTKDEKENYGDRIYATTDGGKTWNHGQHYNDIPNIDANGTDWIPGNAIHWAGSLEINPFNNKQAWVTSGNSIFMTEDVSAKVPLWKFMSKGIEETVPLDIVSIPGGPLVTAIGDYDGAVYTDIKQSAQRHKPTIGTTESMGYAPLTGSLVRTGVITVYGKYDSQNFNVMYRSDDMGKTWDSVKTTLKGPKGLVVLSADGKIMLHRPDQGATVYRSDDNGASWTAVETGTQTNYSRIVADPVDPKTFYVMGGMGSLYRSTDGGKTFAEAEARLQNEQAGEYYNGGGLIRTVPKREGHLWVPMDQAQVWQPKGFTEYGLAYTEDGGKSWNRCEGASTAIAVGIGKAKEGADYETIFIWGAAKSGDPIGIYRSTDKCKTFERVNDDMHQFGGPGNGNFVQGDMNTFGVVYMSTVGRGTIVGAPEGTEFVEVTPTGLNTAKISLGKVTLTQQNRTLQVNVPSESKLEVIALNGKTLLTADVNGNRSVSLKKLPTGKYIAKVVGTNGKLLLKKSIAIK from the coding sequence ATGTTTGGTAAAATTTCATTGATCGGCATCGCCACTTTGGCAGCTCTCGCCACGACCGCAAACGCCGAAAAGTACGAATGGGGCAACGTTCGCTTTGACGGCGGTGGATTCGTTTCTGCCGTGATGTTCCACCCCAAGGCCGAGAATTTGCTTTACGCCCGCACTGACGTGGGCGGTATCTATCGCTTTGATTTTCAAAATAAGACTTGGATTCCGCTGATGGACTTCATCTCGGAAAACGACAAGGGCCTTTACGGTACCGAAGCCTTTGCTCTCGACCCCAACGATCCCAAGCGCATTTACGTGCTCGCAGGTACCGGCTATTTCAGCAAGGGCCGCACGGCCGTGCTCCGCAGTGAAGACTTCGGCGCCACCTGGGACACTAGCTATGTGGAAATGCTCGCCCACGGTAACGGCATGGGCCGCCAGACCGGCGAAAAGCTCGCCGTGGACCCCAACAAGGGAAACATCATCTTCTGCGGTAGCCGCACCAAGGGACTTTACAAGAGTACCGACTACGGCAAGACCTGGACAAGCGCCTACAAGGTCGCCCTTTCTACCGCCACAGAATCCAGCCTGAACGGCGTGAACGGCATCAGCTTCGTGATGTTCGACGAATCGCAGGGCAAGAACGCCGACGGTTCCACCAAGACCATCTACATCGGCATTTCCGAAACCAAGGATAATTTGCAGGTCAGCCATGACGGCGGCGCTACTTGGGAAGCCATCAAGGGCGTCCCCACTGGACTCATGCCGCACCGTGCAAAGATTGTTGACGGAGACATGTACGTGACATTTGCTGACGGCCCCGGTCCGTATAACATCGCAAGTGGTGGTTTTTACAAGTACAATATCGCTGGAGGCACGTGGACCGACCTTACCCCGAGTGACTCCGTGGAACACGAAGGCAGCACCACCAAGAGCTACGAAAAGGACAAGAGCTCTTACGGCGGCGTCGCCATTGACCCCAAGGACAAGAACCACATTGTGATTTCGACATTGGGCAAGTACACCGGCCGCCACGTGACCAAAGACGAAAAGGAAAACTACGGCGACCGCATCTATGCCACCACAGACGGCGGCAAGACTTGGAATCACGGCCAGCACTACAACGACATTCCGAACATTGACGCCAACGGCACCGACTGGATCCCGGGCAACGCCATCCACTGGGCGGGTTCTCTTGAAATCAACCCGTTCAACAACAAGCAGGCCTGGGTCACTAGCGGTAACAGCATCTTCATGACCGAAGACGTCTCCGCAAAGGTTCCTCTTTGGAAGTTCATGTCCAAGGGCATCGAAGAGACAGTGCCGCTCGACATCGTGAGCATTCCGGGAGGCCCGCTGGTCACCGCTATTGGCGACTACGACGGCGCCGTTTATACAGACATCAAGCAGAGCGCACAGCGCCACAAGCCAACCATCGGCACCACCGAAAGCATGGGTTACGCCCCGCTCACCGGAAGCTTGGTTCGCACAGGTGTGATTACCGTTTACGGCAAGTACGATTCTCAGAATTTCAACGTGATGTACCGCAGCGATGACATGGGCAAGACATGGGACAGCGTAAAGACCACACTCAAGGGCCCGAAGGGCTTGGTGGTACTTTCTGCTGACGGCAAAATCATGTTGCACCGTCCAGACCAGGGCGCCACCGTTTACCGATCCGACGACAATGGTGCCAGCTGGACCGCCGTTGAAACCGGAACGCAGACAAACTATTCCCGCATCGTCGCAGACCCGGTGGATCCCAAAACGTTCTACGTCATGGGCGGCATGGGCTCGCTTTACAGATCTACTGACGGCGGCAAGACTTTTGCAGAAGCTGAAGCCCGTTTGCAAAACGAACAGGCTGGCGAATACTACAACGGTGGCGGCCTCATCCGCACCGTTCCCAAGAGAGAAGGACATCTGTGGGTTCCCATGGACCAAGCTCAAGTCTGGCAGCCCAAGGGATTCACGGAATACGGCCTCGCCTACACTGAAGACGGCGGCAAGAGTTGGAACCGCTGTGAAGGCGCTTCAACCGCAATCGCCGTGGGTATCGGCAAAGCTAAGGAAGGAGCCGACTACGAGACCATCTTTATCTGGGGAGCAGCAAAGTCTGGCGATCCGATTGGCATTTACCGCAGCACCGACAAGTGCAAGACTTTTGAACGCGTCAATGACGACATGCACCAGTTCGGCGGTCCGGGTAACGGAAATTTTGTACAAGGCGACATGAACACCTTCGGCGTTGTTTACATGAGCACCGTGGGTCGTGGCACCATCGTGGGCGCTCCGGAAGGCACTGAATTTGTCGAAGTGACCCCGACCGGACTCAACACCGCTAAGATCAGCTTGGGCAAGGTAACGCTCACGCAGCAAAACAGAACCTTGCAGGTGAACGTCCCGAGCGAAAGCAAGCTCGAAGTCATCGCACTGAACGGCAAGACGCTCCTCACCGCAGACGTGAACGGCAACAGAAGCGTAAGCCTCAAGAAGCTCCCGACCGGCAAGTACATTGCAAAGGTTGTCGGTACTAACGGCAAGTTGCTCTTGAAAAAGTCCATCGCCATCAAGTAA
- a CDS encoding histidine phosphatase family protein, which produces MHKISRISLAFTGAILSASLLAACGDENTTAAFNNFANQSSSDQAQPSTISSSSTEQLPASSADANSSSATAPVMQSSSSVEVPPTLSSSSGTAAETDPTCVETPVTTIALDSIGLADIADVFKSVRCNEKAVFIIRHGERDDAQTGRETPLTYWENEPDSVNGQPSDGVRQARAVGQKLISAEEFVYSHTNYVRTEQTCFNINFGRGQATFPHDTTTLYSISWYKKDKERYDFYDDSTKNVRLVIAGWAYDNLYADAFYDLKEKSEEIVKKDIAPGYASMNKYRVICTHDDFVLPFSVFASNGNVNYRFHDPASRHWPYFLTGVAVIIDNKDQIRYVPFRGLGIGAE; this is translated from the coding sequence ATGCATAAAATTTCCCGTATTTCTTTAGCTTTTACCGGCGCAATCCTCTCCGCCTCGCTTTTAGCAGCCTGCGGTGACGAAAATACAACAGCCGCATTCAACAACTTTGCAAACCAAAGTTCCAGCGACCAGGCTCAACCATCAACGATTTCTAGTTCCTCGACCGAGCAGCTTCCGGCAAGCTCCGCTGACGCAAACTCCAGCTCTGCCACAGCTCCGGTCATGCAGTCCAGCTCTTCCGTAGAAGTTCCGCCAACATTGTCGAGCTCTTCCGGAACCGCAGCCGAAACAGACCCGACTTGCGTTGAAACACCTGTTACCACAATCGCCCTCGATTCCATAGGCCTTGCCGACATCGCAGACGTATTCAAGAGCGTCCGTTGCAACGAAAAGGCAGTATTCATCATCCGCCACGGCGAACGCGATGACGCCCAGACCGGTCGCGAAACGCCGCTCACCTACTGGGAAAACGAACCGGATTCCGTCAATGGACAGCCTTCTGACGGCGTAAGACAGGCCCGCGCCGTGGGTCAAAAGCTCATCAGTGCCGAAGAATTCGTATACTCGCACACGAACTACGTCCGTACCGAACAGACCTGCTTCAACATCAACTTCGGCCGCGGCCAGGCCACGTTCCCGCACGACACGACGACCCTTTATTCCATCAGCTGGTACAAGAAGGACAAGGAACGTTACGACTTCTATGATGACTCCACCAAGAACGTCCGTCTCGTGATTGCAGGTTGGGCATACGACAATCTCTATGCCGACGCCTTCTATGACCTCAAGGAAAAATCCGAAGAAATCGTCAAGAAGGACATCGCTCCGGGCTACGCCTCCATGAACAAGTACCGTGTCATCTGCACCCACGATGACTTTGTGCTCCCGTTCAGCGTATTCGCCTCCAACGGCAACGTGAACTACAGATTCCATGATCCGGCCTCCAGACACTGGCCGTACTTCTTGACCGGTGTCGCCGTCATCATTGACAACAAGGACCAGATCAGATATGTTCCGTTCAGAGGCCTTGGTATTGGCGCTGAATAA